A genome region from Anopheles stephensi strain Indian chromosome 2, UCI_ANSTEP_V1.0, whole genome shotgun sequence includes the following:
- the LOC118503310 gene encoding uncharacterized protein LOC118503310, which translates to MDTNRRHYKKNPGSGTEGYLNQLRLSTLYFSRLAASGKRFEIGVEVAVAGKFDDIVMHLVDEQQYCLVQAKHKQDESKRIILDDLLKTTTEYSLPKYFDSFLGLRQEEIFQAGRLKYIVIYTNLKVDENVMKVIEPVEPAADIFLHTLNVRCRGKESSLYRFNTGCGEFIEQLIDRISPICEVARKLAEQLVQRKKISINPNGIFHDFHALLVRDVFDLERQLFRESFLADVEGVDPCVQKFRFLLERTLRSIMKSDDFSITELNRLIVNGRLKLLFEPGFLCRTINHQAKPTKDWIDYRVQRAEVINFFDHLLLATDQPNFIELEAITKVEVFGLKEQVDEYMRAVFDQVDRWIRDSEGQFLNANDWRLICSNSRARIAGKKWLLKSEEYQKSNPATWYVFERNTLLAPIEQFLATVNQHSMLVIAPYNAEVSASRVLQALMTLREQFMVFDAHCFHDFEDLESCALFLKNVSSKVMVIVSNDKCCRTAVRNARHKFNGFTNLKTIYVASNAQQEYFAEKIECIHCDRFELGDMSRQSRQKLLEKKIILQQRSVRLHDLLSEEVALQLLDMEFISQLLLNQVEPIVYSFKYQCQLKGQYFSRSLVSDHSVIDENEFDQLLTVNRAVILSNVPGMGKTTFLEMFIDRLFSSLPDHVICLMHLKFYTETLEEITKLDARTISVEDAIHHATKCFFAGSTRLGQVLFRNAILNTGKLIVLVDGYDSVINRYKISVEKASALFLQHPFRMRNLLISTRPHETEHLQLSLPEARVVSLLPFNVHQCVEFLTRWWNYSTHLEASNLLQYLQHHYADWIVGSPFQIKLLAEIYQEDRTIISNFGALLERYLEKQFHESNQRAIQVMGIGQQRMAAETLKQAAHEGHCELAALLTFFPEAKIDMPKFVFLLDIGLIVLEDNRMRFEHRLFQYYFAAEALMKGRPAAYGDERIGQILDDPANTHLFKLLMYHLGKSKNAQYREHFHRVSLTQGQQHITSSNR; encoded by the exons ATGGACACAAATAGG AGACACTACAAGAAAAATCCCGGATCCGGTACGGAAGGATACTTGAACCAGCTGCGTCTATCGACGCTGTATTTCTCGCGTCTAGCTGCAAGTGGCAAGCGGTTTGAGATAGGCGTCGAAGTGGCAGTGGCTGGCAAATTCGACGACATCGTAATGCACCTGGTAGACGAACAGCAGTACTGTCTGGTGCAGGCCAAACACAAGCAAGATGAATCGAAGCGCATCATTCTGGACGATTTGCTAAAAACGACCACCGAGTACAGTTTGCCCAAGTATTTCGATTCGTTTCTCGGGCTAAGACAGGAAGAGATATTTCAAGCCGGCCGGCTGAAGTATATTGTTATCTACACCAACCTCAAGGTGGACGAAAACGTCATGAAAGTTATCGAACCGGTCGAGCCGGCGGCGGATATTTTTCTTCACACGCTGAACGTACGCTGCCGGGGCAAAGAATCGTCGCTGTATCGGTTCAACACAGGCTGCGGTGAGTTCATCGAGCAGCTAATTGATCGCATTTCCCCGATCTGTGAGGTCGCCCGCAAGCTTGCCGAGCAGCTGGTACAGCGGAAGAAAATTTCAATCAATCCGAATGGCATATTTCACGACTTCCATGCTCTGCTCGTGCGCGACGTGTTTGACCTGGAGCGGCAACTGTTTCGCGAATCGTTTCTGGCGGACGTGGAGGGCGTTGATCCTTGCGTACAGAAGTTTCGCTTCCTGCTCGAGCGAACGTTGCGCTCCATCATGAAGAGTGACGATTTTAGCATTACCGAGCTTAATCGATTAATCGTTAATGGCAGGCTGAAGCTGTTGTTCGAGCCCGGGTTCCTGTGCAGAACCATCAATCATCAAGCGAAACCTACCAAGGACTGGATAGACTACAGAGTGCAACGGGCCGAGGTGATAAATTTCTTCGACCATCTCTTGCTGGCTACCGATCAGCCGAATTTTATCGAGCTGGAAGCCATCACAAAAGTGGAGGTGTTCGGGCTGAAGGAGCAGGTGGACGAATACATGCGCGCCGTGTTTGACCAGGTGGACCGATGGATACGCGATTCGGAGGGACAGTTTCTTAATGCAAACGACTGGCGGCTTATCTGCAGCAACTCGAGGGCGCGTATTGCGGGCAAGAAATGGTTGCTAAAGTCGGAGGAATATCAGAAGTCGAATCCTGCCACCTGGTACGTGTTCGAGCGAAATACCCTGCTAGCGCCCATCGAACAGTTCCTGGCTACGGTGAACCAGCACAGCATGCTTGTGATAGCTCCGTACAATGCGGAAGTCAGCGCTTCCAGAGTATTGCAGGCTCTGATGACACTGCGCGAGCAGTTCATGGTGTTCGATGCGCACTGCTTTCACGACTTTGAGGATCTTGAAAGTTGTGCGTTGTTTCTGAAGAATGTGTCCAGCAAGGTGATGGTTATCGTGTCCAACGACAAGTGCTGCCGGACCGCTGTTAGGAATGCACGGCACAAGTTTAACGGGTTCACGAACTTAAAAACCATTTACGTTGCCTCCAATGCGCAGCAGGAGTATTTTGCCGAGAAAATCGAGTGTATACATTGCGATCGGTTTGAGCTAGGCGACATGAGTCGACAATCGCGGCAAAAGCtgctggaaaagaaaattattctaCAGCAACGTAGTGTCCGGTTGCATGATCTCCTGTCGGAGGAGGTTGCGCTGCAATTGCTAGACATGGAGTTTATTTCtcagctgctgctgaatcAGGTCGAACCCATCGTGTACAGCTTTAAGTATCAGTGTCAACTGAAGGGACAATATTTTAGCCGATCGCTTGTGAGCGATCACAGCGTCATTGACGAAAATGAGTTCGATCAGCTGCTGACGGTCAACCGAGCTGTGATACTGTCCAATGTACCGGGCATGGGAAAAACTACCTTTCTGGAGATGTTTATCGATCGGCTCTTTAGTTCGCTACCGGATCATGTGATCTGTCTTATGCACCTGAAGTTTTACACCGAAACGCTGGAAGAGATTACCAAGCTGGATGCTCGTACCATCAGCGTGGAAGATGCGATCCATCACGCTAcgaagtgtttttttgccgGTAGTACTCGACTGGGTCAGGTGCTGTTTCGCAACGCAATTCTTAATACGGGCAAGTTGATCGTGCTGGTCGATGGGTACGATAGCGTAATTAATCGTTACAAAATATCGGTTGAAAAGGCTTCTGCACTGTTCCTTCAACATCCGTTTCGCATGCGAAATTTGCTGATCTCCACACGACCACACGAAACGGAACACCTGCAGCTGTCACTGCCGGAGGCCAGAGTAGTTTCATTGCTACCGTTCAACGTCCATCAGTGCGTAGAGTTTCTCACCCGGTGGTGGAATTACAGCACTCACCTAGAGGCGAGCAATTTGTTGCAGTATCTGCAGCATCATTACGCCGACTGGATCGTCGGCAGTCCGTTCCAGATCAAACTTTTGGCCGAGATTTACCAAGAAGATAGGACAATCATCAGCAACTTTGGAGCTTTGCTGGAACGCTATTTGGAGAAACAGTTTCATGAATCTAATCAGCGTGCGATACAGGTGATGGGTATTGGGCAGCAACGCATGGCCGCCGAAACGCTTAAACAGGCCGCTCACGAGGGCCATTGTGAGCTAGCGGCACTGTTAACCTTTTTCCCGGAGGCAAAGATTGACATGCCAAAGTTTGTCTTTCTGCTCGACATTGGTTTGATAGTGCTGGAAGACAATCGGATGCGATTTGAGCACCGTCTGTTTCAGTACTACTTCGCCGCAGAAGCATTGATGAAGGGCCGGCCGGCTGCATATGGTGATGAGCGGATAGGGCAAATTTTGGACGATCCTGCAAACACCCATCTGTTTAAGCTTCTCATGTACCATCTAGGCAAATCGAAAAATGCACAGTATCGCGAACATTTCCATAGGGTTTCACTCACTCAAGGGCAACAACATATCACATCCAGCAATCGTTAa
- the LOC118503311 gene encoding uncharacterized protein LOC118503311, with translation MYRQILHYDKDRKLLRIRYRERSTEPIATYELQTVTYGTASAPFLATRTLQQIAHDNKQEYPKAVDPVLHDFYVDDLLTGAASVSEAIETRKQISSMLESAGFSLKKWASNIPAALDGVPSADLAIKSVLDWQEDQAVSTLGLVWEPSNDMFRFRVDLPTPAEELTRCLVLSYTARIFDPLGLLGPTVILAKMFLQRLWGLKHEGKTLDWNRPLPAEIQEEWRRFHSTLYVLRELRVPRLVAHSNPERLQLHLFADASQGAYGACCYVRSDSTRGSTVRLLAAKSKVVSLSNTHSIARLELCAARLAVHLFQKVIRALNVSSTTVICWTDSMTVMHWLKSSPRRWKPFVANRVAQIQEETRISCWRHVPGSDNPADDISRGLRPEELLQCERWWQGPRWLSYGQEEWPVEPVLAKENETDIEERLAVSKIVITSTTCDFSNILFARYSSYGKLRRVVAYCLRILSNLRASKSTSINSVKRNTDMKTLLSSVPPLTAAELQDAELRLCQRAQHDSFAEEMDDLKRGKLVSGRSRLKWLSPYLDPKGVLRVGGRLGNANIPESTKHPIVLAASHRLSTLLVENTHHQKMHAGPQFMLATIRQKFWLIGGRNLAKSVYHRCHTCFRNKPTLVKQAVADLPKSRVTPTRPFAVSGVDYCGPFLLKSTVRNRSPTKAYIAIFVCFATRAVHIELVSDLTSTAFLSALRRFVARRGKVAELHSDNATTFKGAAHELHRIYRMLKIDEGDRRAIFDWCAENELVWKFIPPRAPHFGGLWEAAVKSAKRHLLKTIGVRSVTQENMLTLLAQVELCLNSRPLIPISDEPTDLEALTPGHFLIGSSMQAVPQVDLSKISPNRLKEYQLVQRQMQEIWARWYPEYLQQLQARAKHANNTPVKLEVNQLVIVKEDNTPPAVWPKGRITALHPGKDGVVRVVTLRVGTGKEIVRAVSRIALLPNPIEQRG, from the coding sequence ATGTACAGGCAGATCCTGCATTATGATAAAGATCGAAAACTGCTACGCATTCGATATCGGGAACGTTCAACCGAACCAATAGCAACGTATGAGCTACAAACGGTGACCTACGGTACCGCATCAGCTCCGTTCTTGGCCACTCGTACGTTGCAACAAATCGCGCATGACAACAAACAGGAGTACCCCAAAGCCGTAGACCCGGTTCTGCATGATTTTTATGTGGATGACTTGCTGACTGGTGCAGCAAGTGTTTCAGAAgccatcgagacacgtaaacAGATATCATCGATGTTGGAATCAGCGGGCTTCTCACTAAAGAAATGGGCGTCGAACATACCGGCTGCGCTTGATGGTGTTCCAAGCGCCGATTTGGCCATCAAATCAGTTCTAGACTGGCAAGAAGACCAAGCAGTCTCAACActgggcttggtttgggaaccatccaacgatatgtttcggtttcgggtggATTTGCCAACCCCTGCAGAAGAGCTGACACGATGCCTGGTGTTATCATACACGGCCAGAATCTTCGATCCTCTTGGTCTGTTGGGACCAACGGTGATACTCGCCAAGATGTTCCTGCAACGCCTATGGGGATTGAAGCACGAGGGGAAGACGCTGGACTGGAATCGTCCGCTACCAGCGGAGATTCAGGAAGAGTGGAGGAGGTTCCACTCAACGCTCTATGTGTTACGCGAACTGCGAGTACCTCGATTGGTGGCACATAGCAATCCGGAAAGGCTGCAGCTGCATCTCTTCGCGGATGCATCTCAAGGAGCCTATGGAGCATGTTGTTACGTACGCTCGGATTCGACACGGGGCTCTACGGTTAGATTGCTAGCGGCTAAGTCCAAGGTGGTGTccctctcaaacacacattccatcgCCAGATTAGAACTGTGTGCAGCACGGCTAGCAGTACAcctgttccagaaggtgatTCGAGCACTCAACGTTTCATCGACGACGGTTATCTGTTGGACAGATTCCATGACCGTCATGCATTGGCTCAAATCATCACCTCGTcgatggaagccgttcgtcgccAACAGGGTGGCGCAAATACAAGAGGAGACCCGAATTTCATGCTGGCGTCATGTTCCTGGTAGCGATAACCCGGCGGATGATATATCGCGCGGGTTGAGGCCCGAAGAGTTACTGCAGTGCGAGCGATGGTGGCAGGGGCCAcgttggttgtcctacggacaGGAAGAGTGGCCGGTGGAACCAGTACTCGCGAAAGAGAACGAGACGGACATCGAGGAGCGGTTAGCGGTgtccaaaatagtcatcacctCTACGACGTGTGACTTTAGCAACATACTTTTCGCACGTTATTCCTCGTACGGCAAGTTGCGAAGGGTTGTTGCTTATTGCTTGCGAATCCTCTCCAACCTCAGGGCGAGCAAGTCAACGTCGATCAACAGCGTCAAGCGGAATACGGACATGAAGACGCTATTGAGTTCcgttccaccgcttacagcgGCGGAGTTGCAGGATGCGGAACTGAGGTTGTGTCAACGGGCACAACATGATTCGTTTGCGGAGGAGATGGACGACCTGAAACGAGGAAAGCTGGTGAGCGGAAGGTCGAGACTAAAGTGGTTGTCTCCATACCTCGACCCAAAgggtgtgttacgcgtcggtggccggcttgGTAACGCCAACATACCAGAGTCAACCAAACATCCGATTGTCCTCGCTGCATCACATCGGCTGTCGACACTACTGGTCGAGAacactcatcatcaaaagATGCACGCGGGGCCACAATTCATGTTAGCAACAATCCGGCAGAAGTTTTGGTTGATTGGGGGCCGAAACTTAGCAAAGAGCGTGTACCATCGATGCCACACATGCTTTCGGAACAAGCCAACGCTGGTGAAACAGGCGGTAGCTGATTTGCCTAAGTCACGAGTGACACCAACGCGACCGTTTGCCGTCAGCGGCGTCGACTACTGTGGGCCGTTTTTGTTAAAGTCGACCGTCCGCAACCGAAGCCCAACGAAGGCATACATCGCGATATTCGTATGTTTCGCGACAAGGGCAGTCCATATCGAGCTGGTGAGTGATCTCACATCGACTGCTTTCCTATCAGCACTACGTCGCTTTGTCGCGAGACGTGGTAAAGTAGCCGAATTGCATTCGGACAATGCAACGACGTTCAAGGGCGCGGCACACGAGTTGCATCGCATCTATAGGATGCTGAAAATCGATGAGGGTGATAGGAGAGCGATCTTTGATTGGTGCGCAGAGAACGAACTGGTATGGAAGTTTATCCCCCCGCGTGCGCCTCATTTTGGAGGACTTTGGGAAGCGGCAGTTAAGTCCGCTAAAAGGCATCTGTTAAAGACGATAGGAGTTAGAAGTGTGACGcaagaaaatatgcttaccctTCTGGCACAAGTTGAGCTTTGTTTAAATTCGCGTCCATTGATACCAATATCAGATGAGCCAACAGATTTGGAAGCACTAACCCCGGGCCATTTCTTGATAGGGAGTAGCATGCAGGCGGTACCACAAGTAGATCTTAGCAAGATTTCTCCGAACCGTTTGAAGGAGTACCAATTAGTGCAAAGGCAGATGCAAGAGATTTGGGCACGGTGGTACCCAGAATATCTACAGCAGCTACAGGCCAGGGCAAAGCACGCGAACAATACACCGGTGAAGCTAGAAGTGAACCAATTAGTGATCGTGAAAGAAGACAATACCCCACCTGCAGTTTGGCCAAAAGGGCGAATAACAGCTTTGCACCCAGGAAAAGACGGTGTAGTGAGAGTAGTAACTTTACGAGTgggcacaggaaaagaaattgttcgaGCCGTCAGCAGAATCGCGTTACTACCCAATCCAATCGAACAGAGAGGTTAG